A region of Drosophila mauritiana strain mau12 chromosome 3L, ASM438214v1, whole genome shotgun sequence DNA encodes the following proteins:
- the LOC117140961 gene encoding heat shock protein 27 — protein MTLVPATNNTDWDYWDYRRRLWRDWDLNDWDLPYWKRSLSRVGSAPDLSRVIVGKDGFEANVDVHLFKPYEISVKTSGDTVVVEAKHEKRRDGDTFVGRHIVKRFVLPRGYYPNDVRSELSSDGILTVKCPPYLTNERSVYVRQVGPSYLSIKN, from the coding sequence ATGACTCTGGTGCCGGCTACAAACAACACGGATTGGGATTACTGGGATTACCGTCGTCGTCTGTGGCGCGATTGGGATTTGAACGACTGGGACTTGCCGTACTGGAAGCGATCACTATCTCGCGTTGGATCCGCACCCGATCTAAGTCGGGTGATTGTCGGAAAGGATGGTTTCGAGGCCAATGTGGATGTGCACCTGTTCAAGCCCTACGAGATTAGCGTAAAGACCTCAGGAGACACTGTCGTCGTGGAGGCCAAGCATGAGAAGCGACGGGATGGGGACACTTTCGTGGGTCGCCACATCGTCAAGCGGTTCGTCCTGCCGCGAGGATACTATCCCAACGATGTGCGATCGGAACTGTCGTCCGATGGCATACTCACCGTCAAGTGTCCGCCGTATTTGACCAACGAGCGGAGTGTGTACGTCCGCCAA